GCTATTGGGCTAACTACCTCCTGATTGCGACCTCGATCCTCATAATTCTAAACGGTTTTTTTGACGCTCTGGACGGGAAAGTTGCCCGTTTGTCTGGAAAGGCGTCAAGGAGCGGTGATTTTGTCGATCATGTCCTCGATCGGTACGCTGACGTTGTGATGATAGGATTGATCGCGGTGAGCCCGTGGTGCAATCCATATATTGGAATTCTTGCCATTATAGGTGTCCTCCTCACTAGTTATATGGGTACTCAGGCACAAGCCGTCGGCGCGGGGAGACTGTATAGTGGACTGCTTGGAAGGGCTGATAGAATCGTTATCCTGTTCTTCGCGCCACTTGTTCAATGGGGTTTGGCCTTTTTAGGATCGGAAGCGATTGGATTTGAGACGATGCAATTTACGATATTCGAACTCGTCATGCTTTGGTTTGCAATCGTTGGGAACATGACTGCAGCACAGAGGG
The window above is part of the Methanomassiliicoccales archaeon genome. Proteins encoded here:
- a CDS encoding CDP-alcohol phosphatidyltransferase family protein — translated: MERGGSKLVLESFRNNAEVVLDPFAKAFRHVNPNTLSWVAFLFAVAAGVSVYFSYWANYLLIATSILIILNGFFDALDGKVARLSGKASRSGDFVDHVLDRYADVVMIGLIAVSPWCNPYIGILAIIGVLLTSYMGTQAQAVGAGRLYSGLLGRADRIVILFFAPLVQWGLAFLGSEAIGFETMQFTIFELVMLWFAIVGNMTAAQR